The Myotis daubentonii chromosome 9, mMyoDau2.1, whole genome shotgun sequence genome has a segment encoding these proteins:
- the LOC132241935 gene encoding olfactory receptor 5T2-like, translated as MKNVTEVTMFALKGFTNNLELQIILFFLFLAIYLFTLMGNLGLLALVIGDSRLHNPMYYFLSVLSSVDACFSSVITPNMLVHFLSKNKVISFLGCATQMFLAVTFGTTECFLLAAMAYDRYVAIYDPLLYSVSMSPRVYVSLIIASYVGGILHASIHTVATFSLSFCASNEIRHVFCDIPPLLAISCSDTHTNQLLLFCFVGSIEIVTILIVLVSYGFILLAILRMHSAEGRRKVFSTCGSHLTGVSIYHGTILFMYVRPSSSYALDHDMIVSICYTIVIPMLNPIIYSLRNKDVKEAMKRVFGKKGFIKKVFYSKNSIKS; from the coding sequence ATGAAGAATGTCACTGAAGTTACAATGTTTGCATTGAAGGGTTTCACAAACAATCTTGAACTGCAAATTATCTTATTCTTCCTGTTTCTAGCAATTTACCTGTTTACTCTGATGGGAAATTTAGGGCTGCTTGCATTGGTCATTGGGGATTCCCGGCTCCACAACCCCATGTACTATTTTCTGAGTGTGTTATCATCTGTGGATGCCTGCTTTTCCTCAGTAATTACACCAAATATGTTAGTACATTTCCTGTCAAAGAATAAAGTCATTTCATTCCTTGGATGTGCAACACAGATGTTTCTCGCTGTTACTTTTGGGACCACAGAATGCTTCCTCTTGGCTGCAATGGCGTATGACCGCTATGTAGCAATCTATGACCCTCTCCTGTATTCAGTCAGCATGTCACCCAGAGTCTATGTGTCACTCATCATTGCTTCCTATGTTGGTGGCATTTTGCATGCTTCCATACACACAGTGGCCACCTTTAGCCTGTCCTTCTGTGCATCCAATGAAATTAGACATGTCTTTTGTGACATCCCTCCTCTCCTTGCCATTTCTTgttctgacacacacacaaaccagcTTCTACTCTTCTGCTTTGTGGGCTCTATTGAGATAGTCACCATCCTGATTGTCCTGGTCTCCTATGGTTTTATTCTGTTGGCCATTCTGAGGATGCATTCTGCTGAAGGGAGGAGAAAAGTCTTCTCTACCTGTGGTTCTCACCTAACTGGAGTGTCAATTTATCATGGAACCATCCTCTTCATGTATGTGAGACCAAGTTCCAGCTACGCTTTGGACCATGACATGATAGTGTCAATTTGTTACACCATCGTGATTCCCATGCTGAATCCCATCATCTACAGTTTGAGGAACAAAGATGTGAAAGAGGCAATGAAAAGAGTGTTTGGGAAAAAGGGGTTTATCAAAAAAGTGTTTTACAGTAAAAACTCAATTAAAAGTTGA
- the LOC132242281 gene encoding olfactory receptor 8J2-like, giving the protein MAPGNRSQVTEFILMGISQDPELQIPLFSVFLVIYGLTLAGNLSVITLTSVDSQLQTPMYFFLRHLAIVNLGNSTVIAPKMLVNFLVSKKSISYYGCAVQMGGFISFTATEILMLAAMAYDRYVAICSPLLYMVIVSPQICRLLVSLAYFFSLTTALTVSSCVFSLSYCSSNVINHFYCDNIPLLELSCSDTYIPETAVFTFSGINLIFSMIAVLISYFNIILAILRIRSSEGRQKAFSTCASHMMVVTVFYGTLLFMYLQPRTNHSLDTDKMASVFYTLMIPMLNPLIYSLRNKDVKEALKRFWDNPCQSFKLV; this is encoded by the coding sequence ATGGCTCCCGGGAATCGCTCGCAGGTGACTGAATTCATTCTCATGGGCATCTCACAAGATCCGGAGCTGCAGATTCCACTCTTCTCTGTTTTCCTGGTCATCTATGGGCTGACCTTGGCTGGGAACCTGAGCGTTATCACTCTCACCAGTGTTGACTCTCAACTTCAGACCCCCATGTACTTTTTCCTCCGGCACTTGGCTATCGTCAATCTTGGCAACTCTACTGTCATTGCCCCTAAAATGCTGGTTAATTTCTTGGTTTCAAAGAAAAGTATATCCTACTATGGATGTGCAGTGCAAATGGGTGGATTCATAAGTTTTACTGCTACTGAGATTTTAATGCTGGCCGCAATGGCCTATGACCGCTACGTGGCTATTTGTAGTCCCCTGCTCTACATGGTGATCGTGTCTCCACAGATCTGCCGTTTGCTGGTGTCCCTTGCGTACTTCTTCAGTCTGACCACAGCACTGACCGTCTCTTCCTGTGTGTTCTCTCTGTCCTACTGCTCTTCCAATGTAATCAACCATTTTTACTGTGACAATATCCCTTTGTTAGAATTGTCTTGTTCTGATACCTATATTCCAGAAACAGCTGTGTTTACCTTTTCAGGAATTAATTTGATTTTCTCTATGATTGCTGTTTTAATATCCTACTTTAACATCATCCTTGCCATCTTGAGGATACGTTCCTCAGAGGGGCGACAAAAAGCCTTCTCCACTTGTGCTTCTCACATGATGGTTGTCACTGTCTTCTATGGGACCCTTCTCTTCATGTATTTGCAACCAAGGACCAACCACTCATTAGATACTGATAAAATGGCCTCAGTCTTCTACACCCTCATGATACCAATGCTGAACCCCCTTATTTACAGCCTAAGGAACAAGGATGTGAAGGAGGCACTGAAGAGATTCTGGGATAACCCATGTCAGTCATTCAAACTagtgtaa